The nucleotide window TGTTCGGACTTGTCGCGGTTATTGGACTGGCTCTCGCAGGCTGTGCCCACAGCCCGCAGCAGCTCGATCCCAGCCCCAAACTGCTGGGCACCATCAATCCGGTCGGCCAGGGCCAGCCGGTCGTCGTGCGGGTTGTCGACGGACGTCCGTCGCCCACGCTGGGTACGCGTGGCGGTCTGTACCCGGAAACCAGCGCGGTGATCGTGCCGAGCGAGAAACTGCTGCCCAAGCTGCAGGCGCAGACCGAAGCGGCCGTGCGCCTGCTGGGCTTCACACCTTCGCCCAATGCCTACAACGCACCGCAACTGACGCTGACCCTGGCCGAACTGAAGTACCAGTCGCCCAAGGAAGGCCTGTACGTCACCGAGGCCAACATCGGCGCAACCCTGCGCGTCGACGTGCAGAACTCCGGTCGCCGCTACAGCGGGCGCTATGGCGCCTCGCTGAATCAGCGCTTCGGCATGGCGCCCAACGAGCAGACCAATACCAAGCTGGTCAGCGACGTGTTGAGCGATGCGCTGACCCGCGTGTTCAAGGACCAGAGCATCGGTCAGTTGCTGGCCCAGTAAGTGCTGACGAGGCACTTGCCGCACCCATGAAAAAGCCCGCAATTGCGGGCTTTTTCGTTTCCTACGAGTTGGTGCTGGCGGAATGAACGCCCGGTCCCCGGGGCGTTCTTCCTGTGCCTCAGCGGACGCCGGCGTTGCGCAGGGCGGCCGGGGTGTACTGGTTGGAGTTGGCCTTGTAGTTGTAGGTGTAAGGCGTCTTCTCCTCGTTCTTCATGCCCATCACCAGGTAGCGCCCGGAGATCAGGTCATACAGGGTTTCCACGGCATACAGCGGCACCTGCACGTTGTAGACCTGCTGCGCATGCGCCTCGGCAACGCGCCACAGCTGGTTGCGGCCGTCGTAGTGGTCGATCACTGCGGCCTGCCAGGTGTCCTCGTCGATGAACAGGTGGCGCTTGGCGTAGATGTGGCGGTCGCCCGGCTTGAGCGTCGCCTCGACTTCCCAGACGCGGTGCAGCTCGTAGCGCGTCAGGTCCTGATTGATATGGCCGGGCTTGACGATGTCGTCGTACTTCAGCTGCGGCGAGTCCAGGCGGTAGGAGTTGTAGGGAATGTACAGCTCGCGCTTGCCGACCAGCTTCCATTCGTAGCGATCCGGCGCGCCGTTGAACATGTCCAGATTGTCGGCGGTGCGCAGTCCGTCGGCCGCCGTGCCGGGGCCGTCGTAGGCCACCTGCGGAGCGCGGCGCACACGGCGCTGGCCGGCGTTGTAGATCCAGGCCATGCGCGGTTCTTTCACCTGATCGAGGGTCTCGTGCACCAGTAGCACATTGCCCGCCAGGCGCGAGGGCTCGGTCACCTGCTGCTTGAAGTAGAACAGCACGTTGCCATGCTTTTCGGCGTTGTAGTCGGTCAGGGTATTGGCGTAGACCACCTCGTCGATGAATTTGACGAGGCTGTAACTACCGTTGACCTGCGGTGTGGCCTGTGCGATCACGCGGCGCACGGAGGCACCGCGATAGCGGGTGATGTGGTTCCAGACCACCTGCAGGCCGTCCTGCGGGATCGGGAAGGCCAGTGCCGTGTCGAAGTTCTCCAGGCCGTTGCCGCCACGCACCAGCGTGGTGTTGCGCGCGTTGCGCGCCGCGGCATCGTAGATGTGCTGCGGCAGCGCGGCGCTGCGGCGGGTTTCGTATACCGGCAGGCGATAGGTTTGCGGATAGCGCTTGAGCATGGCGATCTGGCCGGGGCTCAGGTTGTCCTGATACTGCTCGTAATTCTGTGCGGTGATGGTGAACTTTGGCTGGTCGGCGGCGAACGGATCGCCGACGAAACCCTCGGCGCTCACCGGCGCGGCATCCACGGAAAGGCCGCCGGTCCAGGCCGGAATGGTGCCGGCGGCATTGCCGGCGCGCTCGGCGCCCACCGGGGTCAGGCTGTCGCCGAGCTTGGCGGCGTCCGCCTCGGATACCGCCGCGCTGGCGCTGCCGGCCAACAGGGCGAGTGAAAGAGTCCCCAATTTGAAAAGTGTCGTGCGCATCGTTGTGGTCCTGTGATCCTTGTTGTTGTGTCCCGGCGAAATGCCTGCGCAGTGCCGCATGCGAACCCTCATCGCGCGCGGCGCAGGCTGGTGGCGGGCCCCTCGAATTGCCTTCGCCGCCTGGGCGGAGGCTCTAGTTCGCCCCTTCGGGGGTATTCGGAGGGTGAGGGTGGGGAGCCCCCCACGTCAAGCCGATCCGGCGAAGGGCGGAGCATCAGCGGCATCAATAATGCAGCCGTGCCTCTTGCCAATTGGCACGGCACGGCATGGACAGCGGGAGCGCCGGCGCGGCGCCCCCTTCAGAGGGGCAGGCCGGCGTTCAGACGGTACTGGTTGCGGACCGGGTTGGCGTACTGCTGGATCAGGTAGGGTTGCTGCTCGGGCGGGCAGGCGGCCAGGCGCGCGCCCCACTGCGCCTCGGCGCGTTGCAGCTCGGCCGGTTCGAACAGCTCGGCCGCGCTTGGCACGCTGATCGCGGGATCCTGCGCGTCCCACATGCGGTACGCCAAGTAGTGCACCGGAAACAGCCGGTAGCCGCAGAGAATTTCGCGGTCGAGGGCGGAGGCCAGCTCCTTCGGATCATCCGCCACCTGGCTCATCGGTGCGCCGAAGTGCACGTGTACCCGGCCCTTGTAGCCGGTGATGCCGAGCGCGATGCTGGCGTCGTCCTCGCCCGGCGCCTTGGTGTAACTGCCGGTGGTGGCGCGGGTATACAGCTCGCGCGCCTTGGCCAGGTCGCAGGGGTCGTATTCGTAGCTGATCGCCACCGGTGTCGGTTGCAGCGCCGCCAGCACCTCGGCGAAGGGCTGGTCCTTGCGGCTCATGTGCAGCATCTTGAGGATCGCCGAATCGGTGCGATCATCACCGTCCTTGGCACGTCCCTCGGCCTGGGCGATCCATACCGATTCGCCGTCCTCGCGAATGGAGTGGTTGATGTACGCCGAGAGCACCTGGTAGGCCGCGAGCTTCTCGCGTCGCGCGGTGATCGAGCGGCGCACGATGAAGCTCTTGTTCAGTCGCATCAGATCGCTGACGAAGGGGCGTTGCAGGAGGTTGTCGCCGATGGCGATGCGCGGGGTGCGGATGCCGGCGTGGTAGACCGCGTAGTTGACGAACGCCGGGTCCATCACGATGTCGCGGTGGTTGGCGAGAAACAGGTAGGCGCGTCCGCGTTGCAGGTGTTGCACGCCTGAATAGGTCACCCCGTCGGTGGCACGTTCGATGGTCCGGTCGACGTAGGCTTCGATCTTGTGCTGCAGCGCGTCGACCGAATCGATCGTGGCGAATTCGCGGCGCAGACGATGCGCGATGATCGGCTTGAGCAGCCAGCCGAAGGTGTTGGCCAGCCGCGGGAAGCGAAAGCGCAACAGGATGTCGAGAAAGTCCCGATCGGTGAACAGGCGGGACATGACTGCCGGTACTTCGGCGTCGGCATAGGGTCGGATGGCTTCGAATTCGTCCATCATGCTCTCTGGTTGGAAGGAAACGGCGCAAGACCGTGCGACCTCACTGCAACACGGACGCGCTATACAGTAGGAGGGCGACGGTGCATGGCTCGCGCCAACGCGGATGCGCCCCGAGCCTGCTGTCCGGCCGTGCCTGCCGGGTTGTCACGGCGAGTTGCGGTAGTGGGCTGAAACTGGACGGCGATTATAGCGGCAAGTCACGAGGGAGACGTCCATGCTGGAATCACAGCTTTACCAATGTCCGTACTGCGGCGAACCGGCTGAGGCGCTGCTCGATCTGAGCGGCGGCGATCAGCAGTACGTCGAGGATTGTCCGGTGTGCTGCCGGCCGGCGGTATTCGACCTGAGTGTCGACGGCGAAGGGTGGCAACTGCAGGTTCGCCGGGAGGACGAATGATGCAGCGCATCTACGAGCCGCGAGACCTGCTGGAGGCGCAGATGCTCACCGGCATGCTGGCCGATGAAGGCATCGAGGTGTTTGTTGCCGGCGGCCATTTGGTCGGGGCGGTGGGCGAGCTGCCGGCGATCGGCCTGCTCGGGCTGATGGTGGCGGACCACGACGCGGCGAAGGCGCAGCAGCTGATCGCCGCGTACAATGGTGCGCTGCCGCTGCCGGAGAATGAACCGCAGAGTTATCCCGGCGAACTGATCTGCTGACGAGTGCCGTTATGTGTGGCCGCTATGCCTTTTTCCGCTGGAGCCCGGCGTTTGCCGCGTTGTCCGGGTTTCCCGCCGATCAGGCGCCGCACTGGAACCTC belongs to Pseudomonas phenolilytica and includes:
- a CDS encoding 1-acyl-sn-glycerol-3-phosphate acyltransferase, whose product is MMDEFEAIRPYADAEVPAVMSRLFTDRDFLDILLRFRFPRLANTFGWLLKPIIAHRLRREFATIDSVDALQHKIEAYVDRTIERATDGVTYSGVQHLQRGRAYLFLANHRDIVMDPAFVNYAVYHAGIRTPRIAIGDNLLQRPFVSDLMRLNKSFIVRRSITARREKLAAYQVLSAYINHSIREDGESVWIAQAEGRAKDGDDRTDSAILKMLHMSRKDQPFAEVLAALQPTPVAISYEYDPCDLAKARELYTRATTGSYTKAPGEDDASIALGITGYKGRVHVHFGAPMSQVADDPKELASALDREILCGYRLFPVHYLAYRMWDAQDPAISVPSAAELFEPAELQRAEAQWGARLAACPPEQQPYLIQQYANPVRNQYRLNAGLPL
- a CDS encoding DUF2007 domain-containing protein — encoded protein: MQRIYEPRDLLEAQMLTGMLADEGIEVFVAGGHLVGAVGELPAIGLLGLMVADHDAAKAQQLIAAYNGALPLPENEPQSYPGELIC
- a CDS encoding DUF1329 domain-containing protein, with translation MRTTLFKLGTLSLALLAGSASAAVSEADAAKLGDSLTPVGAERAGNAAGTIPAWTGGLSVDAAPVSAEGFVGDPFAADQPKFTITAQNYEQYQDNLSPGQIAMLKRYPQTYRLPVYETRRSAALPQHIYDAAARNARNTTLVRGGNGLENFDTALAFPIPQDGLQVVWNHITRYRGASVRRVIAQATPQVNGSYSLVKFIDEVVYANTLTDYNAEKHGNVLFYFKQQVTEPSRLAGNVLLVHETLDQVKEPRMAWIYNAGQRRVRRAPQVAYDGPGTAADGLRTADNLDMFNGAPDRYEWKLVGKRELYIPYNSYRLDSPQLKYDDIVKPGHINQDLTRYELHRVWEVEATLKPGDRHIYAKRHLFIDEDTWQAAVIDHYDGRNQLWRVAEAHAQQVYNVQVPLYAVETLYDLISGRYLVMGMKNEEKTPYTYNYKANSNQYTPAALRNAGVR
- a CDS encoding YajG family lipoprotein, whose product is MLQRLLFGLVAVIGLALAGCAHSPQQLDPSPKLLGTINPVGQGQPVVVRVVDGRPSPTLGTRGGLYPETSAVIVPSEKLLPKLQAQTEAAVRLLGFTPSPNAYNAPQLTLTLAELKYQSPKEGLYVTEANIGATLRVDVQNSGRRYSGRYGASLNQRFGMAPNEQTNTKLVSDVLSDALTRVFKDQSIGQLLAQ
- a CDS encoding CPXCG motif-containing cysteine-rich protein, whose product is MLESQLYQCPYCGEPAEALLDLSGGDQQYVEDCPVCCRPAVFDLSVDGEGWQLQVRREDE